The Salvia miltiorrhiza cultivar Shanhuang (shh) chromosome 1, IMPLAD_Smil_shh, whole genome shotgun sequence genome has a window encoding:
- the LOC131005537 gene encoding auxin-induced protein 15A-like gives MAIRQMLRRSLSSERRSAEVPKGHLAVYVGDNEKKRFVIPVAYLNHPSFQELLFQAEEEFRFNHPMGGLTIPCSQELFVDFISCFSSK, from the coding sequence ATGGCCATTCGCCAGATGTTGAGACGGTCTTTATCCAGCGAGAGAAGGTCTGCCGAAGTTCCGAAGGGGCATCTTGCTGTCTACGTTGGAGATAATGAAAAGAAGCGGTTTGTTATTCCAGTGGCGTATTTGAACCACCCCTCGTTTCAAGAGTTGTTGTTTCAAGCTGAGGAAGAATTCAGGTTCAATCACCCGATGGGCGGCCTCACCATCCCTTGCAGTCAAGAATTATTTGTAGATTTCATCTCTTGCTTCAGTTCAAAATGA
- the LOC131005539 gene encoding auxin-induced protein 15A-like: MAIRQILRRSLSSERRAAEVPKGHVVVYVGEDEKKRFVIPVSYLNHPSFQEFLFQAEEEFGFDHPMGGLTIPCSEDLFVDFISGLSRR, encoded by the coding sequence ATGGCCATCCGTCAAATATTGAGACGATCTTTATCAAGCGAAAGAAGGGCAGCTGAAGTTCCGAAAGGGCATGTTGTTGTTTATGTTGGGGAGGATGAAAAGAAGCGCTTTGTGATTCCAGTATCATACTTGAATCACCCCTCGTTTCAAGAATTCCTATTTCAAGCTGAAGAAGAATTCGGATTCGATCACCCTATGGGAGGCCTCACCATCCCCTGCAGTGAGGACTTATTTGTAGATTTCATCTCTGGCTTGAgcagaagatga